Proteins from a genomic interval of Trifolium pratense cultivar HEN17-A07 linkage group LG6, ARS_RC_1.1, whole genome shotgun sequence:
- the LOC123889129 gene encoding MATH domain and coiled-coil domain-containing protein At3g58220-like: protein MPKSDKEYREQRELVEKENQESNDEIYEKFTWKIDNFSRLTNKVYHEHFVLAGYPWRVNLYPLGIHVVKSLSIYLEAMQTANMSQGWSRDVKFKLIVFDQLNTNRTITKDFDHEFNAKVNDKGSKSFMTLTELHNPNNGFLVKDTCIIGVEVFVRKSTHEKRVNQTVNLTTSLESHQTGHMEVETHSPFRDADDAELVFTLLGRVLHFLNIRKVKDMNEQACKELQDLWDELVEFRYDLTWLEPRVQSALGMKSYVERAMEVEKLKENVVVLKLETERLEAKLVAAEVNLEVERELLKEKGFKEMDLDSKLGCGSWRP, encoded by the exons atgccaaagtcagacaaggaatatAGAGAGCAAAGAG AGTTAGTAGAGAAGGAGAATCAAGAATCAAATGATGAGATATATGAGAAATTTACATGGAAGATTGACAACTTCTCTCGCTTAACCAACAAAGTTTACCACGAGCATTTTGTCCTAGCTGGCTATCCTTG GAGAGTTAATCTGTATCCATTGGGGATCCATGTAGTGAAATCCTTATCAATTTATTTGGAGGCTATGCAAACTGCCAATATGTCTCAGGGATGGAGCAGAGATGTCAAATTTAAGTTGATTGTATTTGATCAACTTAATACCAACAGAACAATCACAAAAG ATTTTGATCATGAGTTCAATGCAAAAGTGAATGATAAGGGCTCAAAATCTTTCATGACGTTAACTGAGCTTCATAATCCTAACAATGGATTTCTTGTGAAGGATACTTGTATTATTGGTGTAGAAGTTTTTGTTCGTAAATCAACACATGAGAAACGAGTAAACCAAACGGTTAACTTAACTACATCCCTTGAAAGTCATCAAACTGGGCATATGGAAGTGGAAACACATTCACCATTCAGAGATGCTGATGATGCAGAGTTGGTGTTTACTCTGTTGGGGAGAGTTCTTCATTTCCTAAACATTAGAAAAGTGAAAGACATGAATGAACAAGCTTGTAAGGAACTTCAAGATTTATGGGATGAACTTGTGGAATTTAGATATGATCTTACTTGGCTCGAGCCACGTGTTCAATCGGCTTTGGGAATGAAAAGTTACGTCGAGAGAGCTATGGAAGTAGAAAAGCTGAAAGAGAATGTGGTAGTTCTAAAGCTGGAAACAGAGAGGCTAGAGGCAAAGTTGGTTGCTGCTGAGGTAAATCTTGAAGTTGAAAGAGAATTGTTGAAAGAAAAAGGATTCAAGGAAATGGATTTAGATTCTAAATTGGGATGTGGGAGTTGGAGACCATAG
- the LOC123889158 gene encoding MATH domain and coiled-coil domain-containing protein At3g58360-like codes for MERGQSSVEKYEKFTWKIENFSRFNIREEVYSEPFVLGGYPWMISLFPRGDGIDDHLSIYLEAVQMQTNYANMSNGWSRDVKFKLVVFNQLDSYMNITLTDGDLFFPSLQNARSNDKFNSSATSLGYKSCITLDELYDPNNGFIVNDSCIVGAEVFVCESTPDEPVIQAANLCSTSPTGYIKVEVPMPNPEVEGSKEDSTKDADAELVSAALGRVLYFLKTRKVKDMNEQACKELQVLWDELKKFQFDLTWLEPHVQSALGMKSFVEKSLHVEKLKEDMVVLKEKLSSAEVNLDGEIDLLKEKGFKEIGLDSELGCGSWRP; via the exons ATGGAGCGTGGACAATCGAGTGTTGAGAAATATGAGAAATTCACATGGAAGATTGAGAACTTCTCTCGCTTTAACATTCGTGAGGAGGTTTACTCAGAACCGTTTGTCCTTGGCGGCTATCCATG gaTGATTAGTCTGTTTCCAAGGGGGGATGGCATAGATGACCACTTATCAATTTATTTGGAGGCTGTGCAAATGCAAACTAACTATGCCAATATGTCAAATGGATGGAGCAGAGATGTGAAATTTAAATTGGTTGTATTCAATCAGCTTGATAGTTACATGAACATCACTCTAACAGATGGTGATTTATTCTTCCCTTCTTTACAAAATGCTA GATCTAATGATAAGTTCAATTCAAGTGCGACTTCCTTGGGTTACAAATCATGCATTACTTTAGATGAGCTTTATGATCCTAACAACGGGTTTATTGTGAACGATTCTTGTATTGTTGGTGCTGAAGTTTTTGTTTGCGAGTCAACACCTGATGAACCGGTCATTCAAGCCGCCAACCTATGTAGTACTTCTCCAACAGGGTATATAAAAGTGGAAGTCCCAATGCCAAATCCAGAAGTTGAAGGCTCAAAAGAAGATTCTACTAAAGATGCTGATGCAGAGTTGGTGTCTGCTGCATTGGGGAGAGTTCTTTATTTCCTTAAGACTAGAAAAGTGAAAGATATGAATGAACAAGCTTGTAAGGAACTTCAAGTTTTATGGGACGAGCTTAAGAAATTTCAATTTGATCTCACTTGGCTAGAGCCACATGTTCAATCTGCTTTAGGAATGAAAAGTTTTGTGGAGAAATCTCTACATGTTGAAAAGTTGAAGGAGGATATGGTAGTTCTAAAGGAAAAGTTGTCCTCTGCTGAGGTAAATCTTGATGGAGAAATAGACTTGTTGAAAGAAAAAGGTTTCAAAGAAATAGGTTTAGATTCTGAATTGGGATGTGGGAGTTGGAGACCATAG
- the LOC123889160 gene encoding uncharacterized protein LOC123889160, whose protein sequence is MTIISEEENGHDFSAKEEDWGFLSFMELTDHDPERGFILNDACIVGAEVYVCNSSHEKKVNQPVKLTVSLSQAIEVEVSVPELEGTNVETLSPVSKVVCNESTKQADVELVFAALGRVIYFLKTRKVKDMNDQACKELQVLWDELKKFQFDVTWLEPHVKYALGVKSYVEKALEAEKLKENMVVLELGMERLKAKSFAAEVNLDAETNLLKAKGFVKIDLDSQLEYV, encoded by the exons ATGACAATAATCTCAGAAGAAG AAAATGGACATGATTTCAGTGCAAAGGAGGAAGACTGGGGATTTCTATCTTTCATGGAGTTAACTGATCATGATCCCGAAAGGGGGTTTATTTTAAATGATGCTTGTATTGTTGGTGCTGAAGTTTATGTCTGCAATTCAAGCCatgaaaaaaaagtaaatcaaCCTGTTAAATTAACTGTATCCTTAAGTCAAGCCATTGAAGTGGAAGTCTCAGTCCCAGAGCTTGAAGGTACAAATGTTGAAACTCTTTCACCAGTTTCTAAAGTAGTTTGCAATGAATCTACTAAACAAGCTGATGTAGAGTTAGTGTTTGCTGCATTAGGGAGAGTTATCTATTTCCTTAAGACAAGAAAAGTGAAAGACATGAATGATCAAGCTTGTAAGGAACTTCAAGTTTTATGGGATGAGCTTAAGAAATTTCAATTTGATGTTACTTGGCTAGAGccccatgttaaatatgctttaGGAGTGAAAAGTTATGTTGAGAAAGCTCTGGAGGCTGAAAAGTTGAAGGAGAATATGGTAGTACTCGAGCTTGGAATGGAGAGGCTAAAGGCAAAATCATTTGCAGCTGAGGTAAATCTTGACGCAGAAACAAACTTGTTGAAAGCGAAAGGCTTCGTAAAAATAGATTTAGACTCTCAATTGGAATATGTTTGA